A genomic window from Pseudomonadales bacterium includes:
- the crcB gene encoding fluoride efflux transporter CrcB, whose product MNAAWVALGGGLGALARYAFMMLFADFTRHTVFPWVILSVNVLGSLLAGVAFAMVHDKQWLSVAPQHLLIVGVLGGFTTYSAFSVDCVRLMQAGQWLLAGSYVALTTVLCFAATALGMMLVRQWL is encoded by the coding sequence GTGAATGCCGCATGGGTTGCATTAGGTGGTGGTTTAGGCGCTTTGGCGCGTTATGCCTTTATGATGTTGTTTGCAGATTTCACTCGTCACACCGTTTTTCCTTGGGTAATTTTGTCGGTCAATGTTTTAGGATCACTGTTAGCGGGTGTGGCGTTTGCGATGGTGCATGACAAGCAGTGGCTCAGTGTTGCGCCGCAACATTTATTGATTGTTGGCGTGTTAGGCGGCTTTACGACTTACTCTGCTTTTTCTGTTGATTGTGTGCGTTTAATGCAGGCAGGGCAGTGGTTATTGGCAGGCAGTTATGTGGCATTGACTACCGTGTTGTGCTTTGCGGCAACGGCATTAGGCATGATGCTGGTTCGTCAATGGTTATAA
- the serS gene encoding serine--tRNA ligase: protein MLDSRLLRTEMAAVVAALTKRNGYALDASVFESLENRRKTLQTNSENLQAEKNELSKSIGKAKASGEDVNALMAKVNGMGDELNAMQAELKQVQTELENFLLLVPNMPDDSVPAGKDENDNVEVRKWGAPKSFAYTARDHVDLGESLGMLDFEGAAKITGSRFVVMKNGLARLHRALIQFMLDTHTQQHGYQEVYAPYMVNADSLRGTGQLPKFEEDLFKLSGEQNYYLIPTAEVPVTNIVRDSILEDKELPLKLVCHTPCFRSEAGSYGRDTRGMIRQHQFEKVELVQMVRPQDSMAALESLTRDAEKILQLLELPYRTITLCGGDMGFSSAKTYDIEVWLPAQNTYREISSCSNFKDFQARRLQARWRNPETKKPELLHTLNGSGLAVGRTLVALIENFQNENGSITVPEVLRPYLGGLTAISKD, encoded by the coding sequence ATGTTGGATTCACGATTACTGCGTACTGAAATGGCTGCCGTAGTGGCGGCATTAACGAAGCGCAACGGTTACGCTTTGGACGCCTCAGTTTTTGAGAGTTTAGAAAATCGCAGAAAAACGCTGCAAACAAACTCAGAAAACCTACAAGCAGAAAAAAATGAGTTGTCCAAGAGCATTGGTAAAGCCAAAGCGTCAGGCGAAGATGTCAACGCTTTGATGGCGAAAGTGAATGGCATGGGTGATGAATTAAACGCCATGCAAGCTGAGTTAAAGCAAGTACAAACGGAGTTAGAAAACTTTCTGTTGCTAGTGCCCAACATGCCGGACGATAGTGTGCCAGCGGGCAAAGACGAGAATGACAATGTTGAAGTGAGAAAGTGGGGAGCGCCTAAGTCGTTCGCTTACACGGCGCGCGATCATGTGGATTTGGGTGAATCTTTGGGAATGCTGGACTTTGAAGGAGCGGCAAAAATTACCGGATCGCGTTTTGTGGTGATGAAGAATGGTCTAGCGCGTTTACATCGCGCTTTGATTCAATTTATGTTGGATACACACACGCAGCAGCACGGCTATCAAGAAGTTTATGCGCCTTACATGGTCAATGCGGATTCTTTGCGCGGCACAGGTCAGTTACCAAAGTTTGAAGAAGATTTGTTCAAGCTGTCTGGCGAACAAAATTACTATTTGATTCCTACGGCAGAAGTACCTGTCACGAATATCGTGCGCGACAGTATTTTGGAAGATAAAGAATTGCCGCTGAAATTGGTGTGCCATACACCCTGTTTTCGCAGCGAGGCAGGCAGTTACGGTCGCGATACGCGCGGCATGATTCGTCAGCATCAATTTGAAAAAGTAGAGCTAGTACAAATGGTGCGCCCGCAAGATTCCATGGCTGCGCTAGAAAGTTTAACGAGAGATGCGGAAAAGATTTTGCAGCTGCTGGAATTGCCTTATCGCACGATTACGCTGTGTGGCGGTGATATGGGTTTCTCCAGCGCGAAAACTTACGACATCGAAGTGTGGTTGCCAGCACAAAACACTTACCGTGAAATTTCATCGTGCAGTAATTTCAAAGATTTCCAAGCGCGCCGTTTGCAAGCGCGTTGGCGCAATCCGGAAACCAAAAAACCAGAATTGCTGCACACACTGAATGGTTCGGGTTTGGCGGTGGGCCGCACACTGGTGGCCTTGATTGAGAATTTTCAAAACGAAAATGGCTCGATCACTGTGCCAGAAGTATTGCGTCCGTACTTGGGCGGCTTGACTGCTATCAGCAAAGACTAG
- a CDS encoding DUF1289 domain-containing protein, producing the protein MTHAPVKTPCIGVCSTGIGDTVCRGCKRFSHEVIAWNAYSQAERRAVLQRIDQLLEMIVARWLIVEDKEVLRHQLQMQQIGFDPARAPASWVVELLKAGSSQIDEPGQYGLTLSQQAQGTSLRELRDLIEKEFYELSCAHYERYFKHAAL; encoded by the coding sequence ATGACCCATGCGCCTGTTAAAACGCCTTGTATTGGCGTGTGTTCAACCGGCATAGGCGACACGGTCTGCCGAGGGTGCAAGCGTTTCTCGCACGAAGTCATTGCGTGGAATGCTTACTCGCAAGCTGAACGACGCGCCGTTTTGCAGCGCATTGATCAGCTATTGGAAATGATTGTTGCGCGTTGGTTGATTGTTGAAGATAAGGAAGTATTGCGTCATCAGCTACAAATGCAACAAATCGGGTTTGATCCTGCGCGTGCACCAGCCAGCTGGGTAGTTGAGTTGTTAAAGGCAGGCTCTAGTCAGATTGATGAACCTGGGCAATATGGTTTAACGCTTTCTCAACAGGCGCAGGGGACGTCTCTGCGTGAGTTGCGCGATCTCATCGAAAAAGAATTTTATGAATTGTCTTGCGCGCACTATGAGCGCTATTTCAAACACGCGGCTTTGTAA
- the miaE gene encoding tRNA isopentenyl-2-thiomethyl-A-37 hydroxylase MiaE gives MATVDITPITDFLHCRTPQAWIDRALCEQELLLIDHANCEKKAASTALGLMYRHTDQYELLQKLSRLAREELRHFEQVAAIMKKRGIAYVTTTASRYAASLHEHVHKRDPDRLVDTLILGAIIEARSCERFAALAPHLDAALQKFYLSLLQSESRHFQDYLTLARKIATDDIGQRVDFFLQQERLLIESPDPHFRFHSGVPQLTA, from the coding sequence ATGGCCACAGTTGATATCACTCCCATTACAGATTTTTTGCATTGTCGAACACCGCAGGCGTGGATTGATCGCGCGTTATGCGAACAGGAATTGTTGCTGATTGATCACGCCAATTGTGAAAAGAAAGCAGCTTCCACGGCGCTTGGTTTAATGTATCGCCATACGGATCAATATGAGTTGTTGCAGAAGTTGTCGCGCTTGGCGCGAGAGGAGCTGCGTCATTTTGAGCAAGTGGCTGCCATCATGAAAAAGCGCGGCATAGCCTATGTCACGACCACTGCATCGCGTTATGCAGCGAGTTTGCATGAGCATGTGCATAAACGAGACCCAGATAGGTTGGTCGATACGCTGATTCTCGGCGCGATTATTGAGGCGCGTTCATGTGAGCGATTTGCTGCGCTTGCGCCACACTTGGATGCTGCACTGCAAAAATTTTACCTCTCGCTATTGCAGTCAGAGTCGCGCCATTTTCAAGATTATTTGACGCTGGCGAGAAAAATAGCGACTGATGATATTGGTCAGCGTGTTGATTTCTTTCTGCAGCAAGAGCGACTGTTGATTGAGTCTCCGGATCCACATTTTCGTTTTCACAGTGGTGTGCCGCAGCTCACTGCTTAG
- a CDS encoding SGNH/GDSL hydrolase family protein: MTVRSFLINLSITLLSLLFTAIFAEYSIRALQSFGYLSVFNQKTMDKGDTPNKRFNAKLIRSSNPVLFMEFDRKDPNINSAGFRGADFPAHKTTGVTRIAILGDSVAYGYSVPLEQTFARLVEKQLNADGYPAEVLNFAVNGYSTVAELELYKTRVHEYKPDIVLLAYVLNDPIPSAFVVKSVGSAKQQASSFQTLAKHSQLGAWIFLQWKSITQRFDQKNNYQSIYANPNLWNATTQALGDLKTMTQEDGAKFATVVFPLLLDFNNYPMRDIHQQVNSTLQTNGITHIDLLNDFSTHPYESLRPHPKDDTHPNAIGHAIAAEKITAMLEKDFMPPKQ; encoded by the coding sequence ATGACTGTGCGCTCTTTTCTTATCAATCTCAGCATTACACTCTTATCCCTGCTGTTCACAGCCATCTTTGCTGAGTACAGCATTCGCGCGCTGCAATCTTTCGGCTATCTCTCTGTTTTTAACCAAAAAACCATGGATAAAGGCGATACGCCTAACAAACGCTTCAATGCAAAACTTATCCGCAGTAGCAACCCTGTGTTATTCATGGAGTTCGATCGCAAAGACCCAAATATCAACAGTGCAGGCTTTCGCGGTGCTGACTTTCCAGCACATAAAACAACTGGTGTGACACGCATCGCCATCCTCGGTGATTCCGTTGCTTACGGCTACAGCGTGCCTTTAGAACAAACCTTTGCGCGTTTAGTGGAAAAACAACTCAATGCTGATGGCTATCCTGCAGAAGTATTAAATTTCGCCGTTAACGGATACAGCACTGTCGCTGAATTAGAGCTCTACAAAACACGCGTGCATGAATACAAGCCAGACATTGTGTTGCTCGCCTATGTTTTGAATGACCCCATTCCATCGGCTTTTGTCGTGAAAAGTGTCGGCAGTGCAAAACAGCAAGCATCATCCTTCCAAACACTCGCTAAACACTCACAATTAGGCGCTTGGATTTTTTTGCAATGGAAAAGTATTACTCAACGATTTGATCAGAAAAATAATTACCAAAGCATCTATGCTAACCCAAACTTATGGAATGCAACGACACAGGCTCTGGGCGATTTAAAAACAATGACTCAGGAAGATGGCGCAAAGTTTGCCACCGTCGTTTTCCCATTGCTGCTTGATTTCAACAATTACCCCATGCGAGATATACATCAACAGGTAAATAGCACTTTACAAACTAATGGCATCACGCATATTGATTTGCTCAATGACTTCAGCACACATCCTTACGAGTCATTGCGCCCTCACCCAAAAGACGACACGCATCCCAATGCTATCGGGCATGCTATTGCAGCAGAAAAAATTACAGCAATGCTGGAAAAAGATTTTATGCCGCCTAAGCAGTGA
- the fadB gene encoding fatty acid oxidation complex subunit alpha FadB — MIYQGNAIKVSQQADGFAELQFDLTGESINKFNVATLDELAAALAALRKASGVKGLVLTSAKSVFIVGADITEFNGVFSRGNEAIAAYLSRANDIFSELESLPFPTVVAINGYALGGGWEVCLACDFRVMSDAARVGLPETKLGIIPGFGGTVRLPRVLGVDHAIEWIAGGAEQKPAHALEVGAVDAVVSADILRDAAFDLCAQAATGTFNYAERRQEKNSALPLSDLELMMAFTTGKAVVAAQAGKNFPAPMAAVNAMEKAARMSRDEAVKVETDAFLSVALTPQAQALIGIFLNDQALAKTAKTWEKKASKPVTHAAVLGAGIMGGGIAYQSAYKGVPVVMKDIAQHGIDLGLAEANKLLTKQVEKGRMKPAVMGDTLNRIVPTLSYEPVKQVDIVVEAVVENVKVKQSVLSEVEKYLDDDAIVASNTSTISISLLAESLQRPQNFCGMHFFNPVHAMPLVEVIRGKKTSDDAVARTVAYANTMGKKAIVVNDCPGFLVNRVLFPYFAGFVQLVKDGADFQQIDSVMEKWGWPMGPAFLCDVVGIDTCVHAAHVLADGFPDRMKPNFKTALEIMYDNKRLGQKNGVGFYNHEKDKKGKPVKVAKEEVYALLAPEVAERKVFSDEEIIARMMVPMCTEMARCLDEKIVESAVEADMALIYGLGFPVFRGGVCRWMDAIGMQAFVEMADRYSALGKLYEPTVSQRAMAANQQKYFA; from the coding sequence ATGATTTACCAAGGCAACGCCATCAAAGTATCACAGCAGGCGGACGGCTTCGCCGAGTTGCAGTTTGATTTAACCGGCGAATCCATCAATAAATTTAATGTCGCCACTTTGGATGAGCTGGCTGCTGCACTGGCTGCTCTGCGCAAAGCCTCAGGTGTAAAGGGCTTGGTGCTGACCAGTGCCAAATCCGTGTTTATTGTGGGTGCCGATATCACCGAATTTAACGGGGTGTTTTCGCGCGGTAACGAAGCCATTGCTGCGTATCTGTCTCGCGCCAATGATATTTTCAGCGAATTGGAATCGCTGCCATTTCCCACAGTGGTTGCAATCAATGGCTACGCCTTGGGCGGTGGCTGGGAAGTGTGTTTGGCTTGCGATTTTCGTGTGATGAGTGATGCGGCGCGCGTGGGTTTGCCAGAAACAAAACTCGGCATCATTCCTGGTTTCGGCGGCACAGTGCGTCTGCCGCGTGTGTTGGGCGTTGATCATGCGATTGAATGGATTGCCGGAGGCGCGGAACAAAAACCTGCGCATGCACTGGAAGTGGGTGCAGTGGATGCCGTTGTGTCTGCGGATATTTTGCGCGATGCTGCGTTTGATTTGTGCGCACAAGCTGCGACCGGAACATTTAATTACGCCGAGCGTCGCCAAGAAAAAAACAGCGCGCTGCCTTTGAGCGATCTCGAATTGATGATGGCATTCACCACCGGTAAAGCGGTGGTTGCTGCGCAAGCGGGCAAAAACTTTCCGGCGCCGATGGCGGCGGTGAATGCGATGGAAAAAGCGGCAAGAATGTCGCGTGATGAAGCAGTCAAAGTAGAAACGGATGCGTTTCTTAGTGTGGCGCTCACGCCGCAAGCACAAGCATTGATCGGTATTTTTCTGAATGATCAAGCATTGGCTAAAACAGCCAAGACTTGGGAGAAGAAAGCATCTAAACCGGTTACACATGCAGCCGTTCTCGGTGCGGGCATCATGGGTGGCGGCATCGCGTATCAATCAGCCTACAAAGGTGTGCCGGTGGTGATGAAAGATATTGCACAACACGGCATCGATTTGGGTTTGGCAGAAGCGAATAAATTGCTGACCAAACAAGTCGAAAAAGGACGCATGAAACCTGCGGTGATGGGCGATACTTTGAATCGCATTGTACCGACTTTGTCTTACGAGCCTGTGAAGCAAGTGGATATCGTGGTTGAAGCAGTCGTTGAAAATGTCAAAGTCAAACAATCGGTTTTGTCGGAAGTAGAAAAATATTTGGACGATGATGCGATTGTTGCTTCCAATACCTCCACGATTTCAATTTCTTTGTTAGCAGAAAGTTTGCAGCGCCCACAAAACTTTTGCGGCATGCACTTTTTTAATCCTGTGCATGCCATGCCCTTGGTAGAAGTGATTCGCGGTAAGAAAACATCGGATGATGCGGTGGCGCGCACGGTGGCTTACGCCAATACCATGGGCAAAAAAGCGATCGTAGTGAATGATTGCCCTGGCTTTTTGGTCAACCGTGTACTGTTTCCTTATTTCGCAGGTTTTGTGCAGTTGGTCAAAGATGGCGCGGATTTTCAACAGATTGATAGCGTGATGGAAAAATGGGGCTGGCCGATGGGCCCTGCTTTCTTGTGCGATGTGGTGGGTATTGATACCTGTGTTCACGCAGCGCATGTGTTGGCGGATGGTTTTCCTGATCGTATGAAGCCTAACTTCAAAACAGCGCTGGAAATCATGTATGACAACAAACGCCTCGGTCAAAAAAATGGCGTCGGTTTTTACAATCACGAAAAAGATAAAAAAGGTAAGCCGGTAAAAGTGGCAAAAGAAGAAGTGTATGCACTGTTAGCGCCGGAAGTGGCGGAGCGAAAAGTGTTTTCTGATGAAGAAATTATCGCGCGCATGATGGTGCCTATGTGTACGGAAATGGCGCGCTGCTTGGATGAGAAAATTGTAGAGAGTGCGGTCGAAGCCGATATGGCATTGATCTACGGTTTAGGCTTCCCTGTATTTCGCGGCGGCGTTTGCCGTTGGATGGATGCAATTGGCATGCAGGCATTTGTTGAAATGGCGGATCGTTATTCTGCGCTGGGTAAATTGTATGAACCGACAGTCAGTCAGCGCGCCATGGCAGCCAATCAACAAAAATATTTTGCGTAA
- the fadA gene encoding acetyl-CoA C-acyltransferase FadA — protein sequence MTSVKAGSALNPRDAVIVDFARTPMARSKDGSFRFRRGDNISAELVNKLLDRNPQLDPATIDDVIWGCVNQTKEQGWNVGRMISMVTRIPFTVPAQTINRLCGSSMSALHIAASNIQSGYGDIFLIGGVEHMGHVPMDYGLEPNPQASKKLAKAAGMMGLTAEYLAILHNISREQQDAFAVRSHARANAARESGNFDKEIIAIEGHDGRGAKILLTQDETIRPDTTMESLAKLKPAFNPKGGTVTAATASQITDGASTMLVMSAEKAQQLGLKPRARILSMAVAGVDPSIMGYGPVPATERALKQAGLTINDMEYIELNEAFAAQSLAVLKGLGLSESFDSKVNVNGGAIALGHPLGCSGSRITGTLLNMLEQRNATIGLATMCIGLGQGISTIIERLPR from the coding sequence ATGACTTCAGTAAAAGCTGGCAGTGCATTGAATCCTCGTGATGCAGTGATTGTTGATTTTGCGCGCACGCCGATGGCGCGTTCTAAAGATGGTTCGTTTCGTTTTCGTCGCGGCGACAATATTTCTGCCGAATTGGTGAATAAATTATTGGATCGCAATCCACAATTAGATCCTGCGACCATCGACGATGTGATTTGGGGTTGCGTCAATCAAACCAAAGAACAGGGGTGGAATGTGGGGCGTATGATCAGTATGGTCACGCGTATTCCGTTTACGGTGCCTGCGCAAACCATCAACCGATTGTGCGGTTCATCTATGTCGGCTCTGCATATTGCTGCAAGCAATATTCAAAGTGGCTACGGCGATATTTTTCTCATCGGTGGTGTTGAACACATGGGGCATGTGCCGATGGATTACGGTTTAGAGCCGAATCCGCAAGCCAGTAAAAAATTAGCAAAAGCGGCAGGCATGATGGGTTTGACGGCAGAGTATCTTGCCATTCTTCACAATATTTCCCGTGAGCAACAAGATGCGTTTGCTGTGCGTTCGCATGCGCGCGCGAATGCAGCGAGAGAATCGGGTAATTTTGATAAAGAAATTATCGCCATCGAAGGGCATGACGGGCGCGGTGCAAAAATTTTGCTGACGCAAGATGAAACCATTCGTCCAGACACCACGATGGAATCGCTAGCAAAATTAAAACCAGCGTTTAATCCAAAAGGCGGTACGGTCACAGCGGCGACGGCTTCGCAAATCACTGATGGCGCATCAACCATGTTGGTAATGTCGGCAGAAAAAGCGCAGCAATTGGGTTTGAAACCGCGTGCGCGTATTTTGAGTATGGCCGTTGCCGGTGTGGACCCTTCCATCATGGGTTACGGCCCTGTGCCTGCAACGGAGCGCGCACTCAAGCAAGCCGGTTTGACCATCAACGATATGGAATACATTGAATTGAACGAGGCATTCGCTGCGCAATCGCTGGCCGTGTTGAAAGGCTTGGGTTTGTCCGAGTCTTTTGATAGCAAAGTGAATGTGAATGGTGGTGCGATTGCCTTGGGGCATCCGCTGGGCTGCTCCGGTTCACGCATTACCGGCACTTTGTTGAATATGTTGGAGCAGCGCAATGCCACAATCGGTTTAGCGACCATGTGTATCGGTTTGGGGCAGGGTATTTCTACCATCATTGAGCGTCTGCCGCGCTAA
- a CDS encoding TusE/DsrC/DsvC family sulfur relay protein, with protein sequence MSAPACDEEGYLLNLADWNEAVANTLAEQSNIALTTAHWEVIHALRSFYQQFGLSPAMRPLCKYLKATLGAEKSSSIYLLQLFPGSPAKLAAKIAGLPKPDNCI encoded by the coding sequence ATGAGTGCGCCCGCTTGCGATGAAGAAGGCTATTTACTGAATCTAGCTGATTGGAATGAAGCCGTTGCCAATACACTGGCTGAACAATCAAACATCGCTCTCACCACCGCACACTGGGAAGTGATTCACGCACTGCGAAGCTTTTATCAGCAATTTGGACTTTCACCGGCGATGCGCCCGCTCTGCAAATATCTAAAAGCCACGCTAGGTGCAGAAAAATCGAGCAGCATTTATCTTCTACAGCTATTCCCAGGAAGCCCAGCAAAACTCGCGGCTAAAATTGCTGGTTTGCCAAAACCTGATAACTGTATTTAA
- the tusB gene encoding sulfurtransferase complex subunit TusB — translation MNSLHTLNVSARENTDLIARLLRSTAQGDSILLIENGVYNLTDNHFLQAASQAKVSLFYLERDAQARGLHSHSDKAQKATDDDFVAMSCQHKKVISWFV, via the coding sequence ATGAATTCACTGCACACCTTGAATGTTTCTGCACGAGAAAACACTGACCTTATTGCTCGCTTGCTGCGCAGCACTGCACAAGGCGACAGCATTCTGCTGATTGAAAACGGGGTTTACAACCTCACAGACAACCACTTTCTGCAAGCTGCATCACAAGCCAAAGTCAGCCTGTTTTATTTGGAAAGAGACGCGCAAGCACGCGGCCTGCATTCGCATAGCGATAAAGCACAAAAAGCCACTGATGATGATTTTGTTGCTATGAGCTGCCAGCATAAAAAAGTGATTAGCTGGTTTGTATGA
- the tusC gene encoding sulfurtransferase complex subunit TusC, with amino-acid sequence MQPSQKTILFVLQRSPYGSTATQETLDAALAAAAFEQNVQLLFSGDGVWSLLPDQHSELIDRKNIEKLLHALEYYNIHSVYVDQQSLDERQLTAQQLSITVTPLQAEQIPAIFQHADCVVAL; translated from the coding sequence GCAGCCATCACAAAAAACCATTCTCTTTGTGTTGCAGCGCTCACCCTATGGCAGCACCGCTACGCAAGAAACACTGGATGCAGCATTGGCAGCCGCAGCATTTGAACAAAATGTGCAACTACTTTTTAGTGGTGATGGCGTTTGGTCGCTACTACCAGATCAACACAGCGAACTCATCGACAGAAAAAACATCGAGAAACTTTTGCACGCTCTGGAGTATTACAACATCCATTCTGTTTATGTCGATCAACAATCTTTAGATGAACGACAACTCACAGCGCAGCAGCTGTCCATCACAGTAACGCCATTGCAGGCAGAGCAGATCCCAGCAATATTCCAGCACGCAGACTGTGTGGTGGCGCTATGA